A stretch of the Bradyrhizobium sp. CCBAU 53351 genome encodes the following:
- a CDS encoding dienelactone hydrolase family protein, which produces MGTAITFKRPDGKDASGYLANAARGNAPGVVVIQEWWGLSDQIKGLCDRFALAGFDALAPDLYKGKVVPYHDTDSANKEMNSLDFMDATTQTVRGAAQYLARNGAKVGLTGFCLGGAVTIIGSVHVPELAAGVVFYGIPPEQAAKPADVKIPLQAHFANKDDWCTPELVSGFEKAMKSAGKSLELFRYDAEHAFVNEQRQAVHDREAAELAWGRATEFFRKHLG; this is translated from the coding sequence ATGGGAACCGCCATCACCTTCAAGCGCCCGGATGGCAAGGACGCCTCGGGCTATCTCGCCAATGCCGCGCGCGGCAACGCGCCGGGCGTGGTCGTGATCCAGGAATGGTGGGGCCTGTCGGACCAGATCAAGGGCCTGTGCGACCGCTTTGCGCTGGCCGGCTTCGATGCGCTGGCGCCCGATCTCTACAAGGGCAAGGTGGTGCCGTATCACGACACGGACAGCGCCAACAAGGAGATGAACTCCCTCGACTTCATGGACGCCACCACGCAGACGGTGCGCGGCGCCGCGCAATATCTGGCGCGCAACGGCGCCAAGGTCGGGCTGACAGGCTTCTGCCTCGGCGGCGCCGTGACCATCATCGGTTCGGTGCACGTGCCTGAACTCGCTGCCGGCGTCGTGTTCTACGGCATCCCACCGGAGCAGGCGGCCAAACCCGCCGACGTCAAGATCCCGCTGCAGGCTCATTTCGCCAACAAGGACGATTGGTGCACGCCGGAGCTGGTCAGCGGCTTCGAAAAGGCCATGAAGTCCGCCGGCAAGTCGCTCGAGCTGTTCCGCTATGACGCCGAGCACGCCTTCGTCAACGAGCAGCGCCAGGCCGTACACGACCGCGAAGCTGCTGAACTCGCCTGGGGCCGGGCGACGGAGTTTTTCAGGAAGCATCTGGGGTAG
- the fbcH gene encoding cytochrome b/c1 gives MSGPSDYQPSNPALQWIERRLPIFGLMHSSFVAYPTPRNLNYWWTFGAILSFMLGMQILTGVILAMHYTPHADLAFKSVELIVRDVNYGWLLRNMHACGASMFFFAVYVHMLRGLYYGSYKEPREVLWILGVIIYLLMMATGFMGYVLPWGQMSFWGATVITNLFSAIPYFGESIVTLLWGGYSVGNPTLNRFFSLHYLLPFLIAGVVVLHVWALHVAGQNNPDGVEPKTEKDTVPFTPHATIKDMFGVACFMLLYAWFIFYMPNYLGDADNYIPANPGVTPPHIVPEWYYLPFYAILRSIPNKLAGVVAMFGAIIILCFLPWLDAAKTKSSKYRPLAKQFFWIFVVVCILLGYLGAQPPEGIYVVAGRVLTVCYFAYFLIVLPLLSRIEKPRPVPNSISDAVLAKTGSRSTPMVSTAIMLALAGSLFAGSVDSAKASEGSDTPPGNKWSFSGPFGKFDRGALQRGLKVYKEVCASCHGLSYVSFRNLAEPGGPGYSVAQAAAFASEYKVKDGPNDAGDMFERAGRPADYFPSPFPNEQAARAANGGAAPPDLSLITKARSYKRGFPWFIVDFFSQYQEQGPDYVSAVLQGFDDHVPEGVTIPEGSYYNKYFPGHAIKMPKPLSDGQVTYDDGSPTTVAQYSKDVTTFLMWTAEPHMEARKRLGFQVFIFLILFAGLMYFTKKKVWASSH, from the coding sequence ATGAGCGGACCATCCGACTACCAGCCGAGCAATCCGGCCCTGCAATGGATCGAGCGGCGCCTGCCGATCTTCGGCCTCATGCATTCCTCGTTCGTCGCCTATCCCACCCCGCGTAACCTGAACTATTGGTGGACCTTCGGCGCCATCCTCTCCTTCATGCTGGGGATGCAGATCCTGACCGGCGTGATCCTGGCGATGCACTATACGCCGCATGCCGATCTCGCCTTCAAGTCGGTCGAGCTGATCGTCCGCGACGTGAACTACGGCTGGCTGCTGCGCAACATGCACGCCTGCGGCGCGTCGATGTTCTTCTTCGCGGTCTACGTCCACATGCTGCGCGGTCTCTATTACGGCTCCTACAAGGAGCCGCGCGAGGTGCTGTGGATCCTCGGCGTCATCATCTACCTCCTGATGATGGCGACGGGCTTCATGGGCTACGTGCTGCCCTGGGGCCAGATGAGCTTCTGGGGCGCCACCGTCATCACCAATCTGTTCTCCGCCATTCCCTATTTCGGCGAGAGCATCGTGACGCTGCTGTGGGGCGGCTATTCGGTCGGCAACCCGACGCTGAACCGCTTCTTCTCGCTGCATTACCTGCTGCCGTTCCTGATCGCGGGCGTCGTTGTGCTCCACGTCTGGGCGCTGCACGTCGCCGGCCAGAACAATCCTGACGGCGTCGAGCCGAAGACGGAAAAGGACACGGTGCCGTTCACGCCGCACGCGACCATCAAGGACATGTTCGGCGTCGCCTGCTTCATGCTGCTCTACGCCTGGTTCATCTTCTACATGCCGAACTATCTCGGCGACGCCGACAACTACATTCCGGCGAACCCGGGCGTGACGCCGCCGCACATCGTGCCGGAATGGTATTACCTGCCGTTCTACGCGATCCTCCGCTCGATCCCGAACAAGCTGGCGGGCGTCGTCGCGATGTTCGGCGCGATCATCATCCTGTGCTTCCTGCCCTGGCTGGACGCCGCGAAGACCAAGTCGTCGAAGTATCGTCCGCTGGCCAAGCAGTTCTTCTGGATCTTCGTCGTGGTCTGCATCCTGCTCGGCTATCTCGGCGCACAGCCGCCGGAAGGCATCTACGTCGTTGCCGGCCGCGTTCTGACGGTCTGCTACTTCGCCTACTTCCTGATCGTGCTGCCGCTGCTCTCGCGCATCGAGAAGCCGCGGCCCGTGCCGAACTCGATCTCCGATGCGGTTCTGGCCAAGACCGGCAGCCGATCGACGCCGATGGTGTCGACCGCGATCATGCTGGCACTGGCGGGTTCGCTGTTCGCGGGCTCGGTCGACAGCGCGAAGGCGTCTGAAGGCAGCGACACGCCTCCCGGCAACAAATGGTCGTTCTCCGGCCCTTTCGGTAAGTTCGACCGCGGCGCGCTGCAGCGCGGCCTGAAGGTCTACAAGGAGGTCTGCGCCAGCTGCCACGGGCTGTCCTATGTCTCCTTCCGCAACCTCGCCGAGCCCGGTGGGCCCGGCTATTCGGTGGCGCAGGCGGCAGCCTTCGCGTCCGAATACAAGGTCAAGGACGGTCCGAACGATGCGGGCGACATGTTCGAGCGCGCAGGGCGGCCGGCGGATTATTTCCCCTCGCCGTTCCCGAACGAGCAGGCCGCACGTGCCGCGAACGGCGGCGCGGCGCCGCCCGACCTGTCGCTGATCACCAAGGCGCGCTCCTATAAGCGCGGTTTCCCCTGGTTCATCGTCGACTTCTTCAGCCAGTACCAGGAGCAGGGTCCGGACTACGTCTCGGCGGTGCTGCAGGGCTTTGACGATCACGTCCCCGAGGGCGTCACCATTCCGGAGGGCTCGTACTACAACAAGTACTTCCCGGGCCACGCCATCAAGATGCCGAAGCCGCTCAGCGACGGCCAGGTGACCTATGACGACGGCTCGCCGACCACGGTGGCGCAGTATTCCAAGGACGTCACCACGTTCCTGATGTGGACCGCCGAGCCGCACATGGAAGCGCGCAAGCGCCTCGGTTTCCAGGTCTTCATCTTCCTGATCCTGTTCGCGGGCCTGATGTACTTCACCAAGAAGAAGGTCTGGGCCAGCTCGCACTGA
- a CDS encoding GNAT family N-acetyltransferase: MTGSPNLSFRPLETHDLKAISLVHYRACLIAYQFMNWSYSLQEVEAWYSPKFAEWSWTLAAFEADAMAGFIALEGRHVDQLFVDPSCHRRGAGSALLERAIASAHASAHGRFTLNVFEQNFAARAFYEKHGFRERDRWMNEEEGAIDLLYVREG, from the coding sequence ATGACGGGCAGCCCGAACCTCAGCTTCCGGCCGCTCGAAACGCACGATCTCAAGGCGATCAGTCTCGTGCACTACCGCGCCTGCCTGATCGCCTATCAATTCATGAACTGGTCGTATTCGCTGCAGGAGGTCGAGGCCTGGTATTCGCCTAAATTCGCCGAATGGAGCTGGACACTCGCAGCATTCGAGGCGGACGCCATGGCGGGTTTCATTGCGCTGGAGGGCCGGCATGTCGATCAGCTCTTCGTCGATCCATCGTGTCACCGGCGCGGCGCCGGTTCGGCGCTGCTGGAGCGAGCGATCGCGAGTGCGCATGCGAGTGCTCATGGCCGGTTCACGCTCAATGTATTCGAGCAGAATTTCGCTGCGCGTGCGTTCTACGAGAAACACGGCTTTCGCGAGCGCGATCGATGGATGAACGAGGAAGAAGGCGCCATCGACCTGCTATATGTCCGCGAGGGCTGA
- a CDS encoding anthranilate synthase component I — protein MNRTVFALPARSDYLTRAGLAITRVAEQFTGGANRLDDLINLLDRRRGVVLSSGTTVPGRYESFDLGFSDPPLKLETTGVDFKLEALNGRGQVLIAFLADVLREPCVVISEKSATHLAGHIVRGDAPVEEDQRTRRASVMSLVRDIIAAFSANDDGLLGLFGAFAYDLVFQIEDLEQKRAREADQRDIVLYVPDRLLAYDRATGRGVVLAYDFAWKGKSTAGLPRETAESPYLKTPRQGFADHAPGEYQATVETARAAFARGDLFEAVPGQLFAEPCDRSPAEVFQRLCVINPSPYGALMNLGEGEFLVSASPEMFVRSDGRRVETCPISGTIARGTDSIGDAEQIRKLLNSEKDEFELNMCTDVDRNDKARVCVPGTIKVLARRQIETYSKLFHTVDHVEGMLRPGFDALDAFLTHAWAVTVTGAPKLWAMQFVEDHERSPRRWYAGAIGAVNFDGSINTGLTIRTIRMKDGLAEVRVGATCLFDSDPAAEDRECQVKAAALFQALRGDPPKPLSTFAPDATGSGKRVLLIDHDDSFVHMLADYFRQVGAEVTVVRHVHALDMLKQKTWDLLVLSPGPGRPEDFAIKKTIDAALEKKLPVFGVCLGVQAIGEYFGGELGQLTHPAHGRPSRVQVRGGRLMRNLPNEIVIGRYHSLFVERDSMPEVLDVTASTEDGVAMALEHKTLPVAGVQFHPESLMSLGNEVGLRIVENAFRLDARVD, from the coding sequence ATGAACAGGACAGTCTTTGCCCTCCCGGCCCGAAGCGATTACTTGACCCGCGCAGGTCTCGCGATCACGCGCGTGGCCGAGCAGTTCACGGGCGGCGCCAACCGGCTCGACGATCTCATCAACCTGCTCGACCGCCGCCGCGGCGTAGTGCTGTCCTCGGGCACCACCGTGCCCGGCCGCTACGAGAGTTTTGACCTCGGCTTCTCCGATCCGCCGCTCAAGCTCGAGACCACTGGCGTCGATTTCAAGCTGGAAGCGCTGAATGGGCGCGGCCAGGTGCTGATCGCCTTCCTCGCCGATGTCCTGCGCGAGCCCTGCGTCGTGATTTCCGAGAAGAGCGCGACGCATCTTGCCGGCCACATCGTCCGCGGCGACGCGCCGGTCGAAGAGGACCAGCGCACCCGCCGCGCCAGCGTGATGTCGCTGGTGCGCGACATCATCGCAGCCTTCTCCGCCAATGACGACGGGCTGCTCGGCCTGTTCGGCGCCTTCGCCTACGACCTCGTGTTCCAGATCGAGGATCTCGAGCAGAAGCGCGCACGCGAGGCCGACCAGCGCGACATCGTGCTCTACGTGCCCGATCGCCTGCTGGCCTATGACCGCGCCACCGGCCGCGGCGTCGTGCTCGCTTACGACTTCGCCTGGAAGGGCAAGTCGACCGCAGGCCTGCCGCGCGAGACCGCCGAAAGCCCTTATTTGAAGACGCCGCGCCAGGGCTTCGCCGATCACGCGCCCGGCGAATATCAGGCGACCGTCGAGACCGCGCGCGCCGCCTTTGCGCGCGGCGATCTCTTTGAAGCGGTGCCGGGACAGCTGTTCGCCGAGCCTTGCGACCGCTCGCCGGCCGAAGTCTTCCAGCGCCTCTGCGTCATCAACCCGTCTCCTTACGGCGCGCTGATGAATCTCGGCGAGGGCGAGTTTCTCGTCTCGGCTTCACCGGAAATGTTCGTGCGCTCGGACGGCCGCCGGGTCGAGACCTGCCCGATCTCGGGCACCATCGCGCGCGGCACGGATTCGATCGGCGATGCCGAGCAGATCCGCAAGCTTCTGAACTCGGAGAAGGACGAGTTCGAGCTCAACATGTGCACCGACGTCGACCGCAACGACAAGGCGCGGGTCTGCGTCCCCGGCACCATCAAGGTGCTGGCGCGGCGCCAGATCGAGACCTACTCAAAACTGTTTCATACCGTCGATCACGTCGAGGGCATGCTGCGCCCCGGCTTCGACGCGCTCGATGCCTTCCTCACCCATGCCTGGGCGGTCACCGTGACAGGCGCGCCGAAGCTGTGGGCGATGCAGTTCGTCGAGGATCACGAGCGCTCGCCGCGGCGCTGGTATGCCGGCGCCATTGGAGCTGTGAATTTCGACGGCAGCATCAACACCGGCCTCACCATCCGCACCATCCGCATGAAGGATGGTCTTGCTGAAGTGCGCGTCGGTGCGACCTGCCTGTTTGATTCAGACCCCGCCGCAGAAGACCGCGAATGCCAGGTCAAGGCCGCAGCCCTATTCCAGGCCCTGCGCGGCGATCCGCCGAAGCCGCTGTCGACCTTCGCACCGGATGCGACCGGCTCGGGCAAGCGGGTGCTGCTGATCGACCACGACGACAGCTTCGTGCACATGCTCGCCGATTATTTCCGCCAGGTCGGCGCCGAAGTCACCGTGGTCCGCCATGTGCACGCGCTCGACATGCTCAAGCAGAAGACTTGGGATTTGCTGGTGCTGTCGCCGGGGCCCGGGCGTCCTGAGGATTTCGCGATCAAGAAGACGATTGATGCGGCGCTCGAGAAGAAGCTGCCGGTGTTCGGCGTCTGCTTGGGCGTGCAGGCGATCGGAGAATATTTCGGCGGCGAGCTCGGCCAGCTCACCCATCCCGCCCACGGCCGCCCCTCACGGGTGCAGGTGCGCGGCGGGCGCTTGATGCGCAATCTGCCGAACGAGATCGTCATCGGCCGCTATCACTCGCTCTTCGTCGAGCGCGACAGCATGCCGGAGGTGCTCGATGTCACCGCCAGCACCGAGGACGGCGTCGCCATGGCGCTGGAGCACAAGACCCTGCCGGTCGCCGGCGTCCAATTCCACCCGGAATCGCTGATGTCGCTCGGCAACGAGGTGGGACTACGTATTGTTGAAAACGCGTTCCGGCTGGATGCGCGTGTCGATTGA